The DNA region TGCGACCGGCTGTCGGCCAGCCGGTCGCATCCCGGGCTGAGTGCGGAGGATAGGGGATTTGAACCCCTGAGGGCTATTAACCCAACCCGCGTTCCAGGCGAGCGCCATAGGCCACTAGGCGAATCCTCCGTCGGCCATGGTAGCCGACCCCCCTGCTGGCCCCACAAATCTGCTCGGCCGTCGCTCGGCGGCAGATCGGTTCGACGCGGGTATTACACTCTCGTTGGACCCCGCGCGGCGTCTATCCTGTGAACTCCCCCAGGGCCGGAAGGCAGCAAGGGTCAATGGGCTCTGGCGGGTGCGCGGGGTCCCCTTACGTTTCAGAGATTCCACCGACCACGGTGAAAGGCGAGCAGTGTCGTTTCAGTCGCTGGGCCGAGACGAACTGCTCGCGCAGCACGATCTGCAGAAGCGCAACTACGCCGAACTGCAGGCCAAAGCGCTCCACCTCGACCTGACCCGCGGTAAGCCGTCACCGGCGCAGCTCGACCTCTCCAACGCGTTGCTCGAGCTTCCCGGAGGTGGACGCGACGCGTTCCGCGACGCCGACGGCACCGACACCCGCAACTACGGCGGCCTGCACGGCCTGCCGGAACTGCGCGCCATCTTCGGCGAGCTGCTCGGCATCCCGGTGCCCAACCTGATCGCCGGCAACAACGCCAGCCTCGAGTTCATGCACGACGTGGTGGTTTTCTCGTTGCTGCACGGCGGCGTCGACTCGCCGCGGCCGTGGATCGACGAGCTCCGGGACGGTCCGGGCGTCAAGTTCCTGTGCCCCTCGCCGGGTTATGACCGGCACTTCGCGATCACCGAGAGCCTGGGCATCGAGATGATTCCGGTGCCGATGGGCGAGGAGGGTCCGGACGTCGACCTCATCGAGGAACTCGTCGCCGCGGATCCGGCGATCAAGGGCATGTGGTCGGTGCCGGTGTACTCGAACCCGACGGGCGTCACCTACTCCTGGGAGACGGTCCGCCGGCTGGTGCAGATGGAAACGGCCGCAAGCGATTTCCGGCTCCTGTGGGACAACGCGTACCCGGTGCACACGCTCACCCACGACTTCGTCCGCCAGGTCGACGTGCTGGGCCTGGCCGCGGCGGCGAACCATCCGAACCGGCCGCTGGTCTTCGCCTCCACGTCGAAGATCACCTTCGCCGGAGGCGGCGTCAGCTTCCTGGGCGGTTCGCTGGGCAACATCGCCTGGTACCTGCAGCACGCCGGAAAGAAATCGATCGGTCCCGACAAACTCAATCAGCTGCGGCACGCGCGTTTCTTCGGCGATGCCGACGGGGTGCGCCTGCACATGCAGCGCCACCAGGAGTTGCTGGCCCCGAAGTTCGCGCTGGTGCTGGAGATCCTCGAGGACCGCCTCGGTGACTCCAAGATCGCGTCCTGGACCGATCCCAAGGGTGGCTACTTCATCAGCCTCGACATCATTCCGGGCACAGCCAAGCGGACCGTGGCACTGGCCAAGGATGCGGGCATCGCGGTCACCGAGGCGGGTGCCTCGTTCCCGTACCGAAAAGACCCGGAGGACAAGAACATCCGGATTGCACCCACGTTTCCCGCCGAGGCCGATGTGCGCGCGGCCATCGACGGGCTCGCCACGTGCGCGCTGCTTTCGGCCACCGAAGCACTGCTGGCCGACAAGTAGTCGGTCAGGCTGGGTAGCCTGCTCCCGTGGCTCTATACCGCAAGTACCGACCGGCGAGCTTCGCTGAAGTCGTCGGCCAGGAACACGT from Mycobacterium sp. DL includes:
- a CDS encoding aminotransferase class I/II-fold pyridoxal phosphate-dependent enzyme, with amino-acid sequence MSFQSLGRDELLAQHDLQKRNYAELQAKALHLDLTRGKPSPAQLDLSNALLELPGGGRDAFRDADGTDTRNYGGLHGLPELRAIFGELLGIPVPNLIAGNNASLEFMHDVVVFSLLHGGVDSPRPWIDELRDGPGVKFLCPSPGYDRHFAITESLGIEMIPVPMGEEGPDVDLIEELVAADPAIKGMWSVPVYSNPTGVTYSWETVRRLVQMETAASDFRLLWDNAYPVHTLTHDFVRQVDVLGLAAAANHPNRPLVFASTSKITFAGGGVSFLGGSLGNIAWYLQHAGKKSIGPDKLNQLRHARFFGDADGVRLHMQRHQELLAPKFALVLEILEDRLGDSKIASWTDPKGGYFISLDIIPGTAKRTVALAKDAGIAVTEAGASFPYRKDPEDKNIRIAPTFPAEADVRAAIDGLATCALLSATEALLADK